The Raphanus sativus cultivar WK10039 unplaced genomic scaffold, ASM80110v3 Scaffold1642, whole genome shotgun sequence DNA segment GATCATGAGGAGGGGCATCTCTACCACTTGAAGATGGTTCAAGAGGACCATCCACAACTGCCACTGTGGGCACATCTTCCAATTCCTCAAACTCCCTGCAGTAAGTACATAGACATTATTTTTTCAACATATAAGAAAGATACCAGCTGAAAGAGTTATCGTGTTTTTCCCCGCCTCATACATACAACTAGTGGCACAATGTCTATCTATGCGCTAAGTGATCTAAATACTTCTTACCTTTGCGAAGAAGATGACGTATTTGGCTTCTGGTTGACCTTGGAATATGCGCTAAGTAATCTGTCATTGCCATTAGACGGAGAGTGTGATAATAAATACGTAGGTAGAACGAACGCTGAGTATCTCTAAGTCATACAAGcagtaaaattatatagttaccTGCCGAAGAGACGTGCAACCTCATCACATTCACTTTGATTGTAAAACCAAATCCCATTAACTTCTTGAGCTGCATTACGGTAAAGTAAATATGGACCTTGGACTTCATACTCAAACTCTCCCAACAGATCTTCCACCAGATTATCTAATCCAAAACAAATTCCACAGTACACTAATTAATGACAACTCCTTAATCAAGAAACCAATTCTACTTAGGATCTTAAACACTTCCCTAACACTATCTTCCTTAATTTAAGACGAATATGTACTAAACGAAAGAAAGTATTTGCttaattcaaaattcaaatgcTAAGAAGAGAATCATAACCTGTATTCCGACGATTCATCACAATAAACTGGAATCGAGGCTGCTGTCTATTTCTGAAATTAATACAAAATCGGATCATCacattttttaaatgattcaAGAGAAGCAAATCACATATAGATCCTTCGACTTACCTTTTGACGACGAACAAAGATCCTTCAACGTCCTTACGACTCTGATTTGAACAAGAAGACACACACACAGATAAGTCGGTAGCAAAAGCAAAACGTCATAAAATACGAATGAGTGATCGAAACTCTCACCCATTGACTGCTCTCGATGTTGAATTCGTATAAGGTGACGTGAGCTGCTGTGATAAGGATCTCCTCGATGAAAGGATCGATTCGCCGGAGGACTTTGAGGTTGAGGAGCCTCGTGCTGTTGTTCTGGTGCATATTCGGTGGGACCAGCTTCCCGTTCTGAAACATCTTTTACGAATTCGATTTAGCCCTAATCGGAAGAACCCTAAGGATTGTGAGATTTGGGAGTTGGAGAAGAAGAGGGAAATCGAGAGAGCACTTGCGGTTATAAATGTTTTGGATATTGTAATATTATAAGGCTTTTCACAAAGTGAGGGCTTGGGCCTTAGTTACTATGGGCCCAACAGTAGATTCTCGTATATTTTTACTGTAGGTTGAAACTATTATAATTCCTACTagccaatagtattttagaaatAATCTAATGATTGGTACTAATTAATGGGAAATACTTTCAttcataaattttgtatttattttaccttttgaaaaagtatacatattttatattcttgAACTAAATCAAGAATCAATTTTCTTTGTACATGGTTTCATCAAGAACCGGTTTTTATACAGCTTTTATGTTCTTCACCAAGCAATAGTGAGCGTAGAACCGCATCGCAAGTGCCATCGTAGTGCAGGATGAGATGTCCGCCTTGAGGGATCTCGTGGTAGTTGATAAAAGGTTGCTTCTGCAGCACGCATCTTTGAAGTTGAAACGGGACCACTTTGTCTTCTTTCCCATGCCAGATGTGAACAGAACTCTCTTGAGTGATGTTTAGATCCGCTGGTTCGAAGTCCCATTGTCCGAAACACGCCACAAAATCGTCTCTTAGAGTATTGAAAACAACTCTTTCACGTAGCTTATCCTACACGGTAGAGACATATATCTTTCACGGGACAACAAGGTTTTTTTCTCATAAACAAGATTGGATTTGAAAGTAGCAAAGTATTGAAACATTTGTGTTGACCCTCAAATTTTTTTGAAAgtaatatacataaatataaatctcaaattattaaaaatattttacttaaattttagtaaatattgATGGCCCCCAAAATTTTAGACTCCATTTTGGTCAGAAATAATTGATTATCATTACAACGACTTCGGTCAGAAATGAttatcactacaaaaaaaaagggagaAAAGTAGGAGTGACCTTAGTAAGCATGGGAAAGCCAGGGCTTCGTTTGAGCACCTCCATGTCTTGGCTGTTGAAGTAGATTAGACTGCTCTCATCAAGACCAGAATTAGTTGATGGAAAGACCTCTTGTACAAATATAATCCACCAATGTAACAGTCGAGGTGCAAATTTCGATATCCTTAGAGCAACATTATTGCTAGGACCAAAATCTTGGTCCTTATGtttctttaataatattttggtgtTAAGGACAATTGTTAAGGACATTCACTAAATTTTCGATTATTGGTAGGACTTGTAGTGGtccttaagtttttttttttttaattagtgaTATAgaaagataaatgttaaataaaacattaaatatttaaatagagaaaacattaaacatttaaatagaaaaaacaagaaaattacaaagaaggaaaaaaaatagcaaacaTCATAAATGAAAagcaaacaaacattttattgaattcataaaaacataaacattatataaaatttgcTTGATGTCCAAATTTGtcccatatattttcaatcaaatcttcttttaatTGTTGATGGATTTGTTGATCTTGAACTTCTTTTCGACGAGCATTTGATTGGGGCTGTCTTGTAGATTTTTTAACGGTAAATGTAAAATCGTCATCTTGAAATTCCTCAACAGTGCGTGCATCTTGTTCATCTTCGACAATCATATTATGGAGTATGAGACATGCTTtcataatatttgaaattttatttttatcccATAACTTAGAAGGATTTTTAACCACGGCGAACCTAGCTTGCAAGACCCCAAAGGCACGCTCAACATCTTTTCGAACGGATTCTTGTTTTTGAGCAAATAAAGAATGTTTCAGAGTTTGTGGTAGACGGATTGATTGAATAAAAGTCGCCCATTTTGGATAAATACCATCCGTGAGATAGTAAGCCAAATTGTACTCCCTCCCGTTGACATGAAAGTTTACTTCCGGAGCTATGCCCTCAataatgtcatcaaaaacaggtgatCTATCAAGAATATTAAGATCGTTCATAGTACCTGGAGCTCCGAAAAAGGCGTGCCATATCCAGAGATCATATGAAGCAACCGCCTCCAACACAATAGTTGGTTTATTGGTTCCCCGTGAATACATTCCTTTCCATTCTTTTGGGCAattcttccactcccaatgcatacagtcgataCTTCCAATCATCCCGGGAAACCCCCGTTCTTCATTAAAATGGAGTAGTCTTTGAAGATCTTCCGGTGTGGGACGTCTAAGATAATGATCGCCAAACAAGTGGATTATTCCGGCGGCAAAATAATGCAAGCATTTCCTAGCTGTTGTTTCAGCTAGTCGTACATATTCATCAATTGCATCAGCTCCACCACCATACGCCAGTTGACGAATTGCCGCAGTACATTTCTGGAGCGGAGAAAGACTCTTTCGTCCCACTGCATCTTCTGTTGGTCGAAAATACGCTACTTCTGTCGAGAGACGATGGACAATACTCAAGAACAATGATTTGTTCATTCGAAACCGGCGCCGGAATAAATTGTGAGAGTAAGTTGGAGTATCGCTAAAGTAGTCATTCCAAAGCTTCTCGTGGCCTTCTTCTCGGTTTCTCTCGATAAAAATACgcctttttctctcttttggttcTGGAATTTGATCAAAGTCTTCCTCAAAATCATCAAACATGTCATCAAAATCGTCACCATTATCTTTGTGGTAATGGtaatgagaagaagaagccatttttaaacaaaaaaaaaataaatatgcttgtgatttattttgaaaagaaagagaagtgaTCCTTCAACTCAGCATACGAGTGATGCTTTATAGTTGAGTAAAAATGTATATTGTGATTTCTGAAATATAGTACATCTTGTGACTCTATACTATAGTACATCTTGTGGTGGTGTGTCTTCAACTGGAGTTGGAGCGTCAGACTGTGAACTGAAGAGAGGGATTTCCGACGATTGGGAATGAAAACTATCATAACCGAAGTTCCCATTGCCAACACTATCGTGTTGACTGCTCAGGAGACCTACATAGCCAGAAGACAGGCTATATGGATTACTTGAACCCATTGCAgtaagaagagagaagagattatagaagagaaaggtttaggcagagaagagaggaagaagatgatggagatTGAAGGATAGGTTGGTGTTTATTAATAGGAACGATAATAAAGCCTAACCATAAACTACCAAAGTCATATCAGAGTTATTACACATCTCCTCCTAAACGTTATTGCAAAGTAACTAGATTATCATCTCAGTATATCAAAGAAGACAGTTTTTGGTTGCAAACTAACTAGATTATCATCTCAAAGTAGCAAAGAAAACTAACTATGATATACAGTTACTAAACATTTAAACAACCAACTTGTTCAAGTGCATTAAAGTTACACAACCAACCATGTCTAATCACAACCAACCATGTCTACACGTTTTCAATCACAGTTAATTACCTCTATGCCTACTAGTTCTAACTATTTGAGTTCAAGTGCTAGTGATTTACCTTGTACTTTGGAGGAAATGGTTTGACTTGTTGTAGTTATCCGGGTTTGCGAGAGCCAAATCTTCACCTCAACTACTAGCTCGCTCACAATCAGAAGGAATAAAATATATCAGTTTCATCAAATATGAGTATTGGTTTTGCAAACAATAAACAAAACGATTCGAAATTAACCCTAAACCAAGAACGATAAACTATTTACAATCAATCAAAACCCTAGATCAAGAATGACAACAAAACGATTCGAAATTAATCAAATCATTAATCAAACGGATAACCAAATCATTAATCAAACGGATAGACTCAATTGCTACGATTCGAAAATAACAAAACCCTAGATCGACAAcgacaacaaaatatatacaatcaaTCAAAGGCACTAGATCGAGAACACATACCTTCTTCACCTTCGTATCAACTCAAACGCCAAGGAGAACCATCAAGAAAGAGAACCGTCGAGAAAGAGAACCGTCGAGAAAGAGAACCGTCGAGAAAGAGAACCGTCGACACCGAACAGCCGTCGAGATGGATGCCAAGGAGAACCGTCCACACCGAACCGCCGAGAAGAACCGTCGAGAACGAACCACCGTCGAGACCGAACCAATCGCCTTCTCAATCGCCTTCTCTCTGCaaaaggtttcaaaaaaaaagaaaaaatcaagttCTGATCGAAACCGATGAAACGCATCGTTTCCACACCTAAGAGCCATCGCCCACTAAAAACACGACACGTGCCTCCTAAGGACGACCACATTTGTCCTT contains these protein-coding regions:
- the LOC130504525 gene encoding mRNA-decapping enzyme-like protein — encoded protein: MFQNGKLVPPNMHQNNSTRLLNLKVLRRIDPFIEEILITAAHVTLYEFNIESSQWSRKDVEGSLFVVKRNRQQPRFQFIVMNRRNTDNLVEDLLGEFEYEVQGPYLLYRNAAQEVNGIWFYNQSECDEVARLFGRLLSAYSKVNQKPNTSSSSQREFEELEDVPTVAVVDGPLEPSSSGRDAPPHDPAFINFFTSARSLGNTSAGSPYMSSANHPQPHQPTIAPATAAPPQILSPPPLPSSSPLMPLFDNNPHRISSNSDVHTGLVAPSSVFGGPPGMMMAQPHLIPGSSMPSAPPLNLNNTATYYQQRPLGTPMLQAFPPPSLAPVNNVPVINRDKVKEALLALVQENEFIDMVTRALQNAYQP
- the LOC108821431 gene encoding protein ALP1-like is translated as MASSSHYHYHKDNGDDFDDMFDDFEEDFDQIPEPKERKRRIFIERNREEGHEKLWNDYFSDTPTYSHNLFRRRFRMNKSLFLSIVHRLSTEVAYFRPTEDAVGRKSLSPLQKCTAAIRQLAYGGGADAIDEYVRLAETTARKCLHYFAAGIIHLFGDHYLRRPTPEDLQRLLHFNEERGFPGMIGSIDCMHWEWKNCPKEWKGMYSRGTNKPTIVLEAVASYDLWIWHAFFGAPGTMNDLNILDRSPVFDDIIEGIAPEVNFHVNGREYNLAYYLTDGIYPKWATFIQSIRLPQTLKHSLFAQKQESVRKDVERAFGVLQARFAVVKNPSKLWDKNKISNIMKACLILHNMIVEDEQDARTVEEFQDDDFTFTVKKSTRQPQSNARRKEVQDQQIHQQLKEDLIENIWDKFGHQANFI